From Triticum urartu cultivar G1812 chromosome 2, Tu2.1, whole genome shotgun sequence, a single genomic window includes:
- the LOC125536012 gene encoding probable glutathione S-transferase GSTU6, producing the protein MAGGEGDVKLLGLRLSPFVARVRMALDTKGVRYEYVEEDLAAKSSLLLASNPVHRKVPVLIHAGRPVCESLVILHYVDEAWPGARERAAARFWAAYVDGELFPAWGRVMMAATEEERAERAGEAAGMVARLEEAFAGCSDGGDAVGYLDLVLGSNLFWFEAPRRLLGVRLIDKGRTPLLAAWAVRFGEAAAANGMVTDALVDMAVEHAKKLRAAAMAAGK; encoded by the coding sequence ATGGCGGGTGGCGAAGGAGACGTGAAGCTGCTGGGCCTGCGGCTGAGCCCGTTCGTGGCGCGCGTGCGCATGGCGCTGGACACCAAGGGCGTGCGCTACGAGTACGTCGAGGAGGATCTCGCCGCCAAGAGCAGCCTCCTCCTCGCGTCCAACCCGGTGCACCGGAAGGTCCCCGTGCTCATCCACGCCGGCAGGCCCGTCTGCGAGTCGCTCGTCATCCTGCACTACGTCGACGAGGCCTGGCCCGGCGCCCGCGAGCGCGCCGCCGCGCGGTTCTGGGCCGCCTACGTCGACGGCGAGCTGTTCCCGGCCTGGGGCCGCGTCATGATGGCGGCgacggaggaggagcgcgcggaGCGGGCCGGCGAGGCGGCCGGCATGGTGGCGCGCCTGGAGGAGGCCTTCGCCGGGTGCTCGGACGGCGGCGACGCCGTGGGGTACCTCGACCTCGTGCTCGGGAGCAACCTGTTCTGGTTCGAGGCGCCGCGGAGGTTGCTCGGCGTGAGGCTGATCGACAAGGGGAGGACTCCGCTGCTGGCCGCGTGGGCGGTGCGGTTCGGTGAAGCCGCGGCGGCGAACGGGATGGTGACGGACGCGCTCGTTGACATGGCGGTGGAGCACGCCAAGAAGCTCCGGGCTGCTGCCATGGCTGCCGGCAAGTGA